The proteins below come from a single Lineus longissimus chromosome 5, tnLinLong1.2, whole genome shotgun sequence genomic window:
- the LOC135488146 gene encoding uncharacterized protein LOC135488146 yields MKDTSNLADPCEVSTPEPFRYETKYLVLKFLGLSQSGSSFGSSGSGSHNDSDDLSPNSSILVNYQSSRSISHTSEDNWSWKSGSHSSSASIGKLNLSLGSAGLKDLKDFRSVSQPQSYSDRGEFPGVTALKDTKEFRSSSQPQSYSDRGEFPLRVKKASKSTQLTPNSCFSSESSLNVSGPAVKGVTENDHSCGSPSQLVLRQKKHKIIKPKPLTLGDRFGVPGDPDLESPILGDCQLRPQSVDNLNLVSQSGADSPAITSQADGPSTKRDSVKTLEGTPEDRSEWEGRHSRQDVFTSDSYESVDTLLGEEYQNVEADSADVFDDQDSEAQTGSGLNWELGNVPGEESDKSERAEDMTDGPGLQAVGGQESQKPAYMDLLPGPIQPPDSLKGRYESGAFNQSIKHGAGDRSGLNLEGLAMLQPNTLTVEETPMRRRYSFNTMVNYLQDDVSEALADLQVELNEASHSQHIPLTSESPFSPQSPCTNVAHVLGVIGDQVNQEYAHILEQASNHVLPRQELVGYDDFREAAQQIVETTSQTLEPSVRHWYQAGLLLCFSKRVAMGMIQGGERGLGRLAEYTTRAIEDTLANYIINAGGWNSVGELNLMTSSPLNSSLSLSTHTPSPSSESNPFFTRQLSAKSDPDCNKEAEPDAQVVQGDEVGCDEVDCDTPVDNAEIVAERSRSNTAIFQGAAMSDDDGSQGDRFEILNVREGDAADVEEDVNNDTAADAEQSRVNRYLGYVQAGMTMVALSASVAISIVNRQ; encoded by the exons ATGAAGGACACCTCAAACTTAGCTGACCCTTGTGAGGTTTCAACTCCAGAACCATTCCGTTACGAAACAAAATATCTAGTCCTCAAGTTTCTAGGCCTTTCTCAATCGGGCTCATCGTTCGGGAGCTCGGGATCAGGCTCGCATAATGACTCGGATGACTTGTCACCCAATAGTAGTATCTTGGTAAATTACCAGTCATCGCGGAGTATCTCGCATACCTCGGAAGATAACTGGTCATGGAAAAGTGGAAGTCATTCCTCATCGGCATCAATCGGGAAGTTGAACTTGTCTCTGGGAAGTGCCGGTTTAAAAGATCTGAAAGACTTTCGCTCCGTGTCTCAACCACAGTCATACTCTGATCGCGGCGAGTTTCCAGGAGTTACTGCATTGAAGGACACAAAGGAATTTCGTTCCTCATCTCAACCGCAGTCATACTCAGACCGTGGTGAGTTTCCACTGCGTGTTAAAAAAGCATCCAAATCCACCCAATTGACTCCGAATAGTTGTTTCTCATCAGAGTCGAGTTTGAACGTATCTGGGCCAGCTGTGAAAGGTGTGACCGAGAATGACCACTCCTGTGGCTCTCCGTCACAGTTAGTCTTGCGTCAGAAGAAGCACAAGATTATAAAACCAAAGCCATTAACTTTGGGCGATAGATTTGGTGTACCTGGTGATCCTGATTTAGAATCTCCAATCCTAGGCGATTGCCAATTGCGGCCACAATCGGTGGACAATTTGAACTTGGTCTCACAAAGTGGGGCTGATTCCCCTGCGATAACTAGTCAGGCTGATGGTCCTAGTACTAAACGAGACAGTGTTAAAACTCTAGAAGGGACGCCAGAAGACAGGTCAGAATGGGAAGGCCGCCATTCTCGACAAGATGTATTCACAAGTGACAGCTATGAAAGTGTTGATACATTATTAGGTGAGGAGTATCAGAATGTTGAAGCAGATTCGGCtgatgtttttgatgaccaGGACAGTGAGGCACAAACAGGGAGTGGGCTGAATTGGGAGTTGGGGAATGTTCCTGGGGAGGAGTCAGACAAAAGTGAACGTGCAGAGGACATGACAGACGGGCCTGGACTGCAGGCTGTGGGAGGACAAGAGAGCCAAAAACCTGCCTACATGGATCTGCTTCCTGGGCCGATTCAACCTCCTGATTCACTAAAGGGGAGATATGAGAGTGGAGCCTTCAATCAGTCTATCAAACACGGTGCTGGTGATCGTTCTGGACTCAACTTGGAGGGTTTGGCGATGCTACAGCCTAACACACTGACAGTCGAAGAGACTCCCATGCGAAGACGCTACTCATTCAATACGATGGTGAACTACTTGCAGGATGACGTCTCCGAGGCCTTGGCCGACTTGCAAGTGGAGCTCAATGAAG CGAGCCATTCCCAACATATCCCGCTGACTTCAGAGAGCCCATTCTCACCCCAGAGCCCTTGCACCAACGTTGCCCATGTCCTTGGTGTGATAGGGGACCAGGTCAACCAAGAGTATGCGCACATCTTGGAGCAGGCCTCGAACCATGTCCTACCCCGACAAGAGTTAGTTGGCTACGATGATTTTCGAGAGGCAGCTCAGCAGATTGTTGAAACAACGTCCCAAACCTTGGAGCCCAGTGTGCGGCATTGGTATCAG GCAGGTCTGCTGCTGTGCTTCAGTAAGAGGGTAGCGATGGGCATGATCCAAGGTGGAGAACGGGGCCTCGGCCGGCTGGCTGAATACACAACAAGAGCGATCGAGGACACATTGGCTAACTATATCATCAATGCAGGGGGCTGG aacTCTGTGGGCGAACTTAACTTAATGACATCATCGCCGCTGAACTCAAGCCTGTCTCTGAGCACCCACACTCCCTCACCTTCCTCTGAATCAAATCCATTTTTCACCCGACAATTGTCGGCGAAGAGTGACCCAGACTGTAACAAAGAAGCTGAACCTGATGCCCAGGTTGTTCAAGGTGATGAGGTTGGTTGTGATGAAGTTGACTGCGATACGCCTGTTGACAATGCAGAAATCGTCGcagaaaggtcaaggtcgaatACAGCAATATTCCAAGGAGCAGCGATGTCTGACGATGATGGTTCACAGGGAGACAGGTTTGAGATACTCAACGTCAGGGAGGGTGACGCAGCAGATGTGGAAGAGGATGTCAACAATGATACAGCAGCCGACGCGGAACAAAGTCGTGTGAACAGGTATCTTGGTTACGTGCAGGCGGGTATGACCATGGTGGCTCTTTCTGCTAGTGTGGCCATTTCAATTGTCAACAGACAATGA